One Elusimicrobiales bacterium genomic region harbors:
- a CDS encoding cell division protein ZapA: MPKVGVTINRIQLDSVSVDGLEELEVGIVAKEVEDRIARIEADTGHVDTVKLALLAAMSFAAELYQLRQETESKSRLGEKDLDKVIDQLQSTLSR; this comes from the coding sequence ATGCCCAAAGTCGGCGTTACCATAAACAGGATACAGCTGGACAGCGTCTCCGTTGACGGGCTGGAGGAGCTGGAGGTCGGCATTGTCGCCAAAGAGGTGGAGGACCGCATCGCCAGAATCGAAGCCGATACCGGGCATGTGGACACCGTCAAGCTGGCGCTGCTGGCGGCGATGAGTTTTGCCGCGGAACTCTACCAGCTCCGCCAGGAAACCGAATCCAAATCCCGGCTGGGAGAAAAGGACCTGGACAAGGTCATAGACCAGCTTCAGTCCACGCTGTCGCGCTGA